From one Catharus ustulatus isolate bCatUst1 chromosome 1, bCatUst1.pri.v2, whole genome shotgun sequence genomic stretch:
- the LOC117003963 gene encoding leucine-rich repeat-containing protein 14-like — translation MDSLVFLCVHEVVTQRPLPDIPPHLYPVIFELTFLAGILPVLQDLVATWPFPVLKFQRPVGQWEDLWVDRCCDCIQAIIQAVVDQLRRELEEPGSDSSGCRLRMLDMTGIPDDADSRRIWSCTEVLAKACVEVSKHQQEFQRHRTSGHTGVSGAMTAAASPQLRGVDVHADVVVDGTSYQILHDALQTGAAGPLRLKCRELQALCLSASQIVTLLESLDPSWLHRVNLYFINLGLTELSVILPHLTRFPELRSLKLWNITMDVQHPTPESANRLRCVARQLGMLPSLQELNLRSARLPGNLCHILCDLQAPLESLNLGYCSLIPDDLTFLSQSIHAPALKSLDLSGLNVSQGLLEQLQLLLEKASASLLYLDLSYCHIADSHLAVLLPTLLCCSRLRFLGLEGNPLSTAAIKDLLQKTLELPNLHLVVYPVPLDCHTLDPSEFDSDFFYESVDEELFLAAKAEIFQLLENSGRTDLVWTDKLESLEDLDDSL, via the exons ATGGATTCCCTTGTTTTCCTCTGCGTCCACGAAGTCGTCACCCAGCGCCCTCTTCCCGACATTCCTCCCCATCTCTATCCTGTCATTTTCGAATTGACGTTCCTGGCTGGAATACTCCCGGTCCTGCAGGATTTGGTGGCCACTTGGCCTTTCCCGGTGCTCAAATTTCAGCGGCCTGTGGGACAATGGGAAGATCTCTGGGTGGATCGCTGCTGCGACTGCATCCAGGCCATCATCCAGGCCGTGGTGGATCAGCTCCGGCGGGAGTTGGAAGAGCCTGGCAGTGattccag TGGGTGCCGGCTGCGCATGCTGGACATGACAGGAATTCCTGATGATGCAGACAGCAGGAGAATCTGGTCCTGCACTGAGGTTTTGGCCAAGGCTTGCGTGGAGGTGTCCAagcaccagcaggaatttcagaGGCACAGAACCAGCGGGCACACAGGAGTCTCTGGAGCCATGACGGCAGCGGCCTCTCCACAGCTCCGGGGCGTGGACGTCCACGCTGACGTTGTCGTTGATGGAACATCCTACCAGATCCTGCACGACGCGCTCCAGACAGGAGCCGCCGGCCCGCTGCGCCTCAAGTGCCGCGAATTGCAAGCTCTGTGCCTTTCAGCATCCCAGATCGTGACTTTGTTGGAATCTCTGGATCCATCCTGGCTGCACAGAGTGAATCTCTACTTCATTAATTTGGGATTGACCGAGCTTTCAGTGATCCTGCCTCACCTCACGCGCTTCCCGGAGCTGCGCAGCCTCAAGCTCTGGAACATCACCATGGACGTGCAGCACCCGACGCCTGAATCGGCCAACAGACTCCGCTGCGTGGCCAggcagctgggaatgctgcccaGCCTCCAGGAGCTCAACCTGCGATCCGCCCGGCTCCCTGGGAATCTGTGCCACATCCTCTG TGACCTCCAGGCTCCGTTGGAAAGCTTGAATTTGGGCTACTGCTCCCTCATTCCCGATGACCTCACCTTCCTCTCCCAAAGCATCCACGCTCCAGCCCTCAAAAGCTTGGATCTCAGTGGTCTGAACGTTTCCCAAGGCCTGCTGGAGcaactccagctgctcctggagaaaGCCTCGGCCTCGCTGCTGTACCTGGATCTCTCGTATTGCCACATTGCCGACTCCCACCTGGCCGTGCTGCTCCCGAcgctcctgtgctgctcccgCCTGCGCTTCCTGGGACTCGAAGGAAATCCCCTGTCCACGGCCGCGATCAAGGATCTGCTCCAGAAAACCTTGGAGCTGCCAAATCTCCACCTGGTCGTGTATCCCGTCCCCCTGGATTGCCACACGCTGGACCCGTCAGAATTCGATAGTGATTTCTTTTATGAGTCTGTGGATGAGGAGCTTTTTTTAGCAGCCAAGGCGGAGATTTTCCAGCTGTTGGAGAATTCTGGGAGAACTGACCTCGTCTGGACTGACAAACTCGAGAGCCTCGAAGACCTGGACGACTCCTTGTGA